The Alicyclobacillus macrosporangiidus CPP55 genome segment ATATACACCAGCCCCTCGGGGATCACGCTGGCGACAACGTAATCCGCCCGGACGTCCAACAGATAGGCGGAGTAGGGATCCGGCCCCCCTCCGTCCAATTGCACGACCGACCCGGCCCAGCTTTGCAACGCTGCGCACAGGGTGTCCGGGACCAACGCAGGATCCACGGGTCCGCTGACCGCGTCCGTCTGCGGCTGCCTGACCGCCGGCGTTGCTTCGCTGAGGCGTAATTGCTTGACGTGCTCCAGTGGAATCAGCGCCGTCCCGGTCACCGAATCGTCGATGAGCAAGAAGTCCTCCCCCACTTTCCGGACGACACCGGAGCAACGCTTGTGCGGGCTGTACTCCGCCACCACCGGTAGATTCAACAGGTCGTCGTGTGTCACGGTCTTCGTCACCTCCCCTGCAACCACACGCACAGTACACGGTATTCCCGGGACGTTTGTACGTGTTTGGGCCATCGCCTGGGAACCGTCAAGACAGCAACCACCCGCCCCAGCCGTACAATGCCAGGAGCGATACGAGCAGGCTGGGAGGAATGACAACCCAGGACACGCGCATGTAGTCCGCCCAGAACATTGGCCCAGGTAGGCCAGTTTCAGCCATTGCCGCTCTTGCGGATACCCTGGCCCCTCTTTCTGCCACCGCGCTTGCCCCTGGTTTTATGAGTGGCTCCCCGTCCGCCCAGCCCCCACATCCGTTGCAGTTCCTGCAGGACGACCTGCCGGACCAACGCCTGCAGCCGAATTTGCCGCTGATTCGCCATCCCCGTTCCTCCTACATACAATTTGGTACCACCCTATGTCGGCGGAGCGCGGGCTGAAATAGGCACGTGCGATGACCGGGGCACCGGCGAGGAGGGCGATACGGGTGGACATTCCCATACGACAGATTGAGGTTCGGCCGACGGACCTGAGGCGGCTGGAGGCACACGCCGACCGGGCGGTGTTTGTGGACGGCGTCCTCCACCGCAACGGGCGCGCCGAATCGGTGCGCTTTGGATACCGTGGCAATCGAACGCGTCAGTCACCCAAAAAATCTTTTGAAATTCGGAGGCGTGGCGGAACGTTGCACCTGAACGCGGAATACGACGATCCCACCATGCTCCGCAATGCACTCTCCCTTTGGTTTTTTCGACAAATTGGTGTCCCCAGTCCGTGGACCCAACACTGCCGCCTCCTCATGAACGGGCAGGACCTCGGGGTGTACCTCGAAATTGAGGGGGTGGATCAAGCTTTTTTCCGACGGCGCCGGTTGGGGTGCCGCAGTTTGTTCTACGCGGTCAACCACGACGCCGACTTCAGCCTGGTGACAGGTGCGCGTGCCGTCCTGAAGGCCTCCCTGTTTGATGGGTACGAGCGTGTGCTGGGCAACCGCGAAGACCAGAAACGATTCGAGCGGTTTATCTTCCATTTGAACACCCTGCGGGACGAGGCACTCAGGCGCCACTTGGCGGAACGGATCGACACACGGCTCTATCTGCGGTGGCTCGCCGGAGCGGTCTGCACCGGCAATGCGGATGGTCTCACGCAAAATTACGCGGTGTATGAATCCACCCACGACGGTCGATACCGGTTCGTGCCGTGGGACTATGAGGGGACGTGGGGGCGAAACTGTTTTGGCCAACTGTGTCCGGTGGACACCGTCGGCGCGTTCGGTGAAAACGTGCTCACAACCAAAGTGCTTGGCTTGCCCAATGCCCGTCGTGCCTACCGCCAACTGATTCGGCATCTTGCGTCAACCGTGTTCACAGAAGAATACTTGGTGCCTGTGGTTCATGACTGGATGCGGCGCATCGGGCCGGCCGTGTTGGCGGACAGTACCCGGCGGCGTGCTGCAGATGGGTGGGCCAGCGAGTTCACGGTCATCTACGAGTACATTCGAGAGCGCCGCAAATTTCTATTGAATGCCATGGACGAAGACGAGGGGCGCAGCGGGACGGGGTAGCCGAATCTCCAGTCCTATCGATTTGTGGAAAGCGCCCCGTCGGCGCTCGTTCCCTACAGAAAATTCCGCCTTGCGGAGGCGGAACACAGGGGGGCACAAGGGGCGAGTTGGGAAAGGTGCGGCACCGCCAAGATGTTGGCAGCCCCGATGGCGGCCGCCGCACCGAATGGTGAAAACACCTACGCTCTCGGGTGAACCCATGACGGCCCCCCCGTGCGAGATGGACGTGCCGTCGCGACGCGGGCCTGCGCCGTGGAATCCCCAGACCCAACACCGGCGTTTGATGCTTCGGCCAGTTTTTTCGAAACAGATCGGGACGCTCGGTGCCTGGCGTGGTCGTTGGACCGCCTGCCGAACAGGGTGGGCCTGGCTGCCGAGGATGACATGGGGCGGGCCAACTCAAGCGCTTTGGCGTCTGCCGAATGCGTCTCGTCACCAGAACGCTCTCCGCCTGACAATCCTTGGACGGGACGGTCTCCCTTGTTTTCGCTGGCGCCTTCGTTCTCCGTTGATCCACCACCAGTGGCGCGCGCGTGGACACCGTCCGCTTCGTCTCCTCCCAGGGTCGATCCGCTGTCGCCCCCGTCCCTTCGATGTGTGTCCTCCGCGTCCTTTGTGGAACCGTCGTCATCCCCACCGGGAGATCCTTGCCCACCTTTCGCCGCCTTCAGCTCGTAGACAGGCGAGACGTTTACAATCTGCGCGATGGGGTAATAGATCAGTTCTGTTGAACTGAGCACCAAACAGATCGTGTCCTTGTTGACCTGAGCCAAGACACCTTGGTGCGCTCCTTCGCCCAGCTCAATCCGCAGCGGCTGCATCCATAAGGCCGCCAGCACGTCTGCGAACGACGCCGCAAACGTGATACCGGGCAAGTCCATCGGCTTCGGAAGCTCTGTGATGTCCGTGGTCACGGACTTGATATGTGTGAACGGATAGTGAACAATCCGCCCGTCCGCTGTAAGCAGGGACGCGTAGTCCGACTGGACGTTGACCAGCCAGCCGGTCAGCCCGACATCGTTGTGCTGTTCGACGCGAATGCGCTTGCCCAAGAGAGGCTCTAACAGGTGTTGCATCGGTGAAACCCTCTCTCCGTAAATGTCGTCTTCACAGTCACTTGCCGCGCCCTTCCTTGCGGTGTACGCGTTCCCTGGAGGCGTCGCCGTCTGCGCGTTCACGCTTCTGGTTCAGAATCCAAGTCACGCTCCGGATATGGTACGTCGGGTAGTGCACGTAGTCCTTCATATCGTGGAGAATGGTCACCACCCCAGGCCGAAGTTCAATCAACACCCCCTGAAGCGCGTTCGGTCCACCGTGATTGATGCGTATCAGGCGATGCCGAAGTTTACCCAGCAAGTCTTCAAAATCGTCCGCCTCCACAAGAGGGGGATACTCCTCTTCGAGGACCGGGACGTCAGCTGCTTGCTGCACCTCCGGAATCACGGACTCGGAAATGGTCTTGATGTGCTGGCCGTTCACGTAGACCACACCGTGTTCGGCTGTCTCCAGCGCAAGGCAGTCTCCCATGATGGCTGCCAACTTCCCGACGAGCTTATCCGGACCGTCTCGCTCCAGCTGAATCGTCTTACCAATGGCGTCCTCCATGAAACTGAAATCCATATTCTTACCTCCTCGAATGTACACTCGGTTGAGACACGTCGAGATCTCCAATGCATCGTTGACCGTGCCGGCCGTGCCGAACACTCATCCGCCCTTATCCGTGCGGTTGCACAAGCGACTTCGCCCAGCTCGGCGACAAGGCGCACAGGGTGCCAGGGAGAGACACAGGCACGGCAGGCGCGTTTGCCACAACGTGTGGAAAGTTCAGCAAGCCCCCGCGTGTCACGATCTGGGTCACCTCCCTTGCAACTACAGGCTCAGTTCACGTTAGTTCAAGTTATTCTGAGTACGTTTGTACTTGTGTTGGGCGATCGCCCGTCGTCCGCCGCTTCAGCGCGTCCAGGCTACCATCGATACCAGCACAGGTGCATGTCACAGTAAAAACCCAACCTGCAAGAAAAAACCGTGGACATCGCTGTCCACGGCATGACATGCACTGCGCCTGTCACCTGGGTAGAGACGATTTGAACCGTCGCCG includes the following:
- a CDS encoding CotH kinase family protein, encoding MDIPIRQIEVRPTDLRRLEAHADRAVFVDGVLHRNGRAESVRFGYRGNRTRQSPKKSFEIRRRGGTLHLNAEYDDPTMLRNALSLWFFRQIGVPSPWTQHCRLLMNGQDLGVYLEIEGVDQAFFRRRRLGCRSLFYAVNHDADFSLVTGARAVLKASLFDGYERVLGNREDQKRFERFIFHLNTLRDEALRRHLAERIDTRLYLRWLAGAVCTGNADGLTQNYAVYESTHDGRYRFVPWDYEGTWGRNCFGQLCPVDTVGAFGENVLTTKVLGLPNARRAYRQLIRHLASTVFTEEYLVPVVHDWMRRIGPAVLADSTRRRAADGWASEFTVIYEYIRERRKFLLNAMDEDEGRSGTG